TCGACCCCCTTCGGCCCACGTCGGTGCCATCCCGACCGGACGTGTACGACTCATGTTTTCGAGTGCGTCCCCTGGAAGGGTTGCGGACCCGCCAGGTCCGATCGGTCCGCCGGCCGCGGCTGTCGGCGGCGTCCGCGCCGTGGAACGCAACCATGAGCACGAACGGCAGCGCTGCCACACCCAGGCCGACGACCCACATCACCCACGGCTCCATGGGAGCGATGCTAGTGCCCGGGCGCGGGACGTCACACGCAGGGGTTTTCGGGCTCGGCGCCCTCGGCGTAGGTCGATCGCCGAACGAACCACCACGGGGTGGGGTTGCGCGCGGGGTCGGCCTCGCCGTGGTGGGGCACGAGCCCGACGTGGATGGGCTCCCACTCGGGCTCGCCCGTGAGGATGGCCCCGCTGCGGTACGTGGCCTCGACGAAGACGCAGTCGGGACCGGCGCTGATCACCTGCGTGATCTCCCCCACGGTGATGTCCTCCATCTCCTCGACGGGGCGGAAGAGATGCCAGTTTTGTTCGAGCTGGTCGAAGAAGCCGATCTGGAAGTCGCGACCCTCCGGGTTGAACAGCGCGGCCAACCAGGCGTGCCATTCGTCGTCGCGCCTGCGGGTCGTGAGCTGGTGGCGGGTGCGGTCGCTCTCGGCGGCGAACAGGGCGTTGAGGACGCCGAGCAGGTAGGCGGCGTCGATGGCGGCGGGGTCGTCGGGGATCGCCAGCGGGTCAGGCTCGGGTGTGGCCTCCGGGGACGGATCGGCGGTGGGCGTGGCGGTGGGCGTCGGCGTGGCGAGCGACTCGACCTCCGGCTCTGGCGCCCCCCGGCAGGACGCCAGGGCGACTACGAGTGCCACGACCGCCGAGAATGTTCCAAAGCGCCTCATGCCGTCTCCGCACCTAGCGATAGCGGACCGCCTGGACCTCGACCACCCGATAGTCGACGATCGTCGTCTCGTCCTCGAAGGTCTCTCAGAAGAGCCGCGAGTCCATCCCCCGCTTTCTCACGGTACGTCACCTCACTCGGGTCCGGCCATGACGGCGTCGGTGACCGCCCGGGCGGTCACCGTGCGCTCTGACAGCCCGCCGGGCAGGGCGGGGGCGAACAACCGCGGCACACGGGCCTCGACGGCGACTACCACGCGGTCCCGCCCGGGTCCGACGTCGACGGAGAAGTCGGTGATCGTGAAGAACTCGCTGCCGCGGGCGTCGAGCGAGCGCAAGGCGACCTCCTCGGCACGCTGGGTATCGAGTGCGAAGCGGCTCTTCTCGTAGAGAGCCTGCTCGTCGACGGCCTCGCCGGCCGCGTCGTTGGCGGCCGCCGCGGCGATGTCGCCGAGCTGGCGCTGGGCCAGGAACGCGATGGCGGTGTCCACCGCGATCGCTGCGAGCACCATCATGATCAGGATCGCCGCGGGCATGAGCATGAGCGCGCTGCCCGCCTGCCCGTCGCGCCGGTCAGCCACCCCAGGCCGTCTCACAGGCCACCCCCCTGTCGACGTCGAGGCCCGAGCGGTAGGGGTCCACGATCTCCGAATGCGTCGCGTTCACGGTGATGGTGGGCGCTGCGAATCCCCCGATGAACGGCAGGGTGATGGTGGGCACGTCGTACGAGGCGGTGAACGTCGCCCGCACGCAGCGCCCGAAGGGGTCGCCGGCCGGCGGGGGCAGGGTGAAGCGCTCCACGCTGCGCCCGTACCCGCGGATCACCTCATGCGCGGCGGCCACGGCCGCGTCCTCGGCTGTGGCGGCGTCCGGCGCCGTGGCGTACGCGCGGGCGGCCTCGCGCGCCGCCGCGGCGGTCGTGAACTTGGCGTCCACGACCGCCCAGGTGTTGGCGATCAGCAGCCCGCCGATCATGCACGTGAGCAAGCCGAATGCCAGTGCCTCCAGTCCCCCCACAACTCCTGACTCCCCCGCGAGCCGCACTGGCATCGCTAGCCGCTCTCTACCAGGGTCTCCCGGCGGACGCGCACCGTGCGCTCCACCGTTTCCACCCCCACCGCACGCATCAGCCCGGGCCACAGCAGGCGGGGCGCCTGGGCGACGACCGTCACCGCCACGAAGTCACCGTCGTCAGCCGCGGTCACGCGCACGTCGCCGCCGTAGGAGCCGAGCAGACCCAGGACGTGCGCCTGCGCGTCCGTCCCCTCGCCCCCGGACCCGGCGACGATCCGCGCCGCGTCGTTGGTGGCGGCCGTCACGACCGAGTTGAAGTACAGACCGATCAGCAGGTGGGTGGCAAAGAACAGCAAGGCCAGAAAGACCGTGAGGCCGGCGAGTGCGGGCACGAGCCCGGTGCCGTCCTCACCGCTGACCGGCACCCGGGCCATCAGCCACCGATCTGCTCGATGTTGGTCTCGATCCTGCCCTCGGCGTTGCCCCAGATCCGCTCGAAGGCCAACCACATGAGCAGGCCCAGGCCCGCCATGATGAGCACGGCGATCGCCGTGGAGATGACGCCCTCGCCCGCCTCGTCGCGCGCGATCCGTTGAGCGAGGGTGGTGGGCAGCAGCTTGACGGTGAGGTAGGCGGACAGCAGCGCGTCGGACATCGGCGTTCCTCCCGTTGCTGTGAGTCGCCCGCTGGGCAACCGTGGGTTTCCGTGACGATTCATGGACGCAGCGTCACAACGCTAGCGGGTGGGCTTGGGTCAAGCCAGTGTCTCTTTAGCCAGCAAACCGGGACATCGCGACGGCGAACGGCACCGCGAGGAAGATCACCCCGGGGATCAAGGTTGCGATCGTCACCGGCACCCATACCTTCTGCGCGCGCTGCTCGACCGTCTCGATGAGCTCGCGTTGGACGTCGCGACGGATGGCGCGGGCTTCCTCGGTGATGAGCCGACCCAGGTCGGTGGCCTGGCGGTTGAGCGCGAGCACCGGCACGAGACGCGTCAGCGCCGGCACGTCGGCCAGCGCCGCCCACTCCTCGAGGGCCTCGACGTCGCTGAGTCCCTGGCGGATCCGCGTGTTGACCCTGGCGAGGTCGTGCTGGATCGCGCCGTGCCCCCGCCCGGCGATACGCCCCAGCGCTGCGCTGAGGGAGAACCCCGCCGACACCAGCATCGCGAGCTGCTCGCTGACGACCGGCAGCTCGAGGAAGATGCGCCGCTTCCAGCGCTCGGACGCGGCCACCACGTGCTGCTCGAGGAGGAGGAAGGCCAGGAGTGGCAAACCGGCGATCATCGCGAGCCCCACGAGCAGCGGAGGGCGCAGCGCGACCGCGCCCGCGGCGGCAACCCCGAAGGCCACCAGCGCCCATGCGGACTGACGCACCCGAAAGGCCGTGACGCCCATCGGGGAATGGATGCGCTCGAGGCGCCGCTCGAGGTCCTCGCTCACACCGAAAAGTGCCGATACCCGCCCCCCGATCGCGCTCGCCAGCGGGCCGACCACCTCGTTGAAGGACTCGACCGAGAGCAGGCCGCTGCGCTCCCGCCTGGCCATCCCGCCGGGGGCGTACAGCGCCACCCGGTCGGCCAGGGACCGGCGGGAGAACCAGCGAAGCTGTGACAGCAGCAGGGTCACGCCGACCCACAGGAGCAATCCGGACACGACCATCGGCCAGCTCATGCGGTGAACACCCGCTCCTCGTCGGGCAGGCGCAGCATCCGGCTCGCCCACCCCCAACAGCCGAGCAGGATCAGCAGCCCGACCACGACCGCCAGCTGCGCCCCGGAGGAGGCGTAGGCGGCGCGCCCCTCGCCGATCGACAACCCCACCCCGGCCATCCCGGCGGGCACGATCAGCACGAACAGGCGGGCGAAGCGCACGCCCGCCTGTCGAGCCTGTGCGTCCTTGCGGCCCTGAAGGTCGGCGATGCGGTCCTCGATCAGCGCGGCGAGCCGCTTGTCGACGTCGCTGCCGCCAACCTGGTGGGCGATGAGCAGGGTCTCGCAGACGGAGTCGGCCGTCGGGTCGGCCAGGCGCTGCTTCAGCACCCCCACCGTCCCCTCGAAGTCGGTCGAGATGAGCCACTCACGGTGCGCCGCCTCGAACGCGGGCCGGATCTCCTCCGGCGCGCGCGTGCCGACCGAGAACAGCGCCTGCGGGATCGACTGGCCCGCCGAGGTCGCGAGCAGGCGGACCTCCTCGATCATCCGCGGCCAGGCCTCGCGGGCCCGCTCCAGGCGTCCACGGCGGCGGGCGGCCGCCGACGTCAGCGGGACGGAGGCGGCGAAGAGGCCGACGAGCAGCGGCGGCAGCACGCCGCCGAAGACGGCGTAGGCCAGGCCGGCGCCGACCAGGGCGAGCACGGCGCAGATCCCCACCAGCTCGGCCGGTCGGGCCTGATCGAGCCCGGCCTGCACCAGGAAGTCCCCGATCCGGTCCCGGCGCATCCGCGCCCCGAGGGCGGAGGGAGCGAACGCGATGCCCTCCCAGCCGAACGCGACGCTCGTGTACACGAGGTAGACGCCGTAGCCAGCGCTGACGGCGAGCAGCAGACCGATCACTTCTGCGACACCCGTCGCTTGGCCGCGGTCGTCTTGGCTGGGGTGCGGGTCGGCCGGTCGCCGAGCAGGCGGCGCACGTCGACGCCCGCGTCCGCCAGCGCCTCGGCGACCCTGACGGGCACGTGGCCGCTCCAGTGCAGCGGCGCGTCCCACCCCTCGCGCGTGAAGACCGACGTGGTCGTGAACTGCGTGCTGTCGGCCCCACCCTGCTGGTCCTCCACCGCGAGGACCTCGGTCACCTGGACCCTGCCGCGCAGCCGGGCGCAGTGCACGACCACGTCGACGGCCTCGGTCACCAGGCTGTTCAGCGCGGCGATTGGCAGCTCGCTGCGCGTGTCGGACAGCTGGCAGATGAACCGCAGCCGGGTCAGGGCCTGGCGCGCCGAGCCGGCGTGGATGGTCGTGAAGCCCTTGACCCCGCTCGACAGGGTGAGCAGCAGCGGCAGCGCCTCGCGGTCACGGACCTCACCGACGATCGCGATGTCGGGAGCCATGCGCAGGAAGCCGGCGACAAGCCGGCGCAGGTCGATCTCGGCCCGGTCGGGGCGGGCTGCACGCGTCTGCATGGACGCCACGTTCGGCAGCGGAACGTCGGCCTCGAACACCTCCTCTGCGACCACCACCCGCAGGCTGGGGTCGAGCTCGGCGGCACAGCACGACATCATGGTCGTCTTTCCTGAGCCGGGCGGGCCGGCGAAGACGATCGACTGCCGGGCCTGCACGCAGGCGCGCAGGAAATCGGCGACCTCGCGTTCGAGCATCCCCCGGTCCACCAGCTCGTCGAGGGAGCGGAACGCGACCCCGGTGAACTTGCGGATGTTCACCAGCGTGTGCCCGTCCTGGCCGATGTCGCCGTGGACGATGTGCAGCCGCGCCCCGGTCTCCAGCTGCGCGTCCTGCAACCCTTCTGCGGGGTCGAGCTTGCGGTGCGAGGCAGCGGCGTCGTCGAGGATCCGGGTCAGCGTGCGCAGCACGTGCTCGTCGTCGTGGAACACCTCGTCGTGGTAGCCGCTCGGCCCCTGGTGGCGCTTGACGAAGATCGCGTCGGGGGCGTTGATCATGATCTCCCACACGTCGTCGTCGCGCAGCAGCGGCTCCAACGGCCCGTACCCAGCGAGGTTGCGGTACGCGCGGTCGGCGACCCCTCGCGGGTCGGCGAGGTCGAACGGCCGGGCGCCGCGCTTGTGCTCGACGCTCCAGCGCGCGATCTCCTCGGTGATGAGCGCGCGCAGCTTCGCGTCGCCCTCGGCGCCTTCGAAGACCTGGCCCTTGCCGCGCGCCTGCACCGCGTGCTCGATCTCGAGCAGCGGCGACACCGGCACCTCCAGGGGCGCGCTCATCCTTCCGCCTTCCCGACGACCCCGAGCGAGCCGGGACGCACCCGTATCGGCTGGGTCGACGGCGTGCTCAGCCGCCCGGGTTCGGCCAGGCGGCGGAGCGCCGCCTCGCACGCCCCGGCGAGCAGGGCCGGCAGGGGAGCGGGCAGGGCCACCCCGTCGCGCAGCGCCTGCTCGACCCTGGCTTCGGGCAGGAACAGTGGCCCGGGGGGCTCGGGGACACCGGCTCGCGGCAGCAGCCGGGCGAGCGAGCGGGCGAGCTCGGCGCGTTGCTTGACCTTGCGCGGCGCCTGGTTGACCACCAGCCCGATGCGGTTCGGCTGCACGCCAGCCGCGACCAGGTCGGCGACCACGTGGACCAGTGAGTGCAGGCCCTTCATGGACGCTGATCCCACGACGAGCACGAGCTCGGCCCGCTGCGCGGGCCGGCGGCTGAGCAGGTTGCGCTCCTCGACGTCGGACGAGCCGGCCTGGTCCTCGCCCTCGAGGTCGCTGTCGATGTCGCACACCACGGCGTTGAAGCCTCGCACCAGGGAGTCGAGCGCGGCATCCAGCGCCCGCGGCCGCAGGGTCGCCCAGTAGCGGGACTGGCGCAGCCCGAGCAGCAGGTGGTAGCCGCGTTCGGCGACGTGGAAGGTCGACGCCCGCACGTCGGCCAGACCCGGCACGCCGTTGCGGTGGGCGTCGACGAGCTCTTGGATGCCGGGGAAGACGTCACGCGCGTCGTGCAGCATCACCTGTTCGGCACGCCGGCAGCAGTCGGCGAGCACGACGCTGGTGTCGGCTTGGGCCGCGATGCCCTGGGCCAGCGCGATCGCCACCGTGGACGCCCCGGTGCCGCCCGGACCGCACACGGCGAGGATCCGACCCGGCATCGCCGCGGGCACCTCCATGGACCCGTCGAGCCCGGTGCCTTCCACCTCGCCGAAGGCGACGAGCTCGGCGTGGCTTGCGAGCACGTCGAGCAGCTCGGCACGCCCGAATCCTGGTGGCAGCACCGCGAGCGCGCCCAGGGCCGCCCAGTCCCGAGTCCCCGCGTCGACGACGATCGGCGCCGCTCCCGCGTCGCGGACGTCGGCGATCAGGTCCCGCTCGACCGCGGCGAGGCTCCCGTCGAGGAGCACCGCCGAGCATGCCTGACCGGTGCGGAGGCGTGTGCGCAGCTCCTCGGCGGACACGCACTTGCCGAACTCGGCGGGGACGGCGGCGGTCGTCGCCCACTGGCCCACCGCGCGGAACCAGTCGGCACGGGGCCGCCCGAGTCCCAGCAGGACGTAGCGTTCGCTCGGCACGATCTTCTCTAGGGCCGATCCGGCGTCAGCGGGCGGAAGGTCCGAGGGGGATCGGCGTCGGAGGCCTGACCGGTGACGCGCGCGACCGCGACCTCGGCGACCGCGAGCGCGTGCGTCAACGCCATCACCTGCGTCTCGTCGGCCAGCCCGACGGTGATGGATCGGCGCCCCCGCTCGGCCAGCCCGTCGCCGCCAGAGCCGCCGACGGTCAGCACCAGCGCCCCGCGGACGATCTCGGTGGTGAACGCCTCGGGCCCGTCGGTGTAGGTGGCGAGCAGGTCGATGCGCTCACCGACCCGCAGCGGGTTGCCGTCGGCGAAGACCCGGTCGGCGGGCAGGGACAGGGAGACCTCCTGGAGGCCGTCGGTCACCCGTTCGGCGAGCATCCCCTGCTGGATGAGCTGGCCCGCGCGGATCGGGGCGAGTGCCACGGTGCCGACCACGTCGTCGGGCCGGCGGTAGGTGGTGGACGCGAGCGGCTCAGGCAGATGCACCGCGATACGCCCGAGGTGGCGCTCCTGGACGGTCGAGCCCTGCTGCACGTCGGCGGTGGCGACCAGGTAGGCGGTCCGCGGCGGCGCGGTCGCCTGCGTGTACGCACCGAAGGTCCCGACGGCGGCGACGGCGATCAGGAACCCGCCGACGACCGCTCGCCCGCTCGGCAGACCCCCCCGGCGGCGCAGGCTGCGCGCGCTGGTGGGCGCCTTCGAGGTCCCGGCGGCGGACTCCCGGCGTGGCGCTGTGTCGAGTTCGGTCATCGCCCCACCTCACTTCCGCTGCATCCGTGCACGGTCGAGGCCCTGGAGCGGGAGCCTAGCCCAGGGGATCGGGGGGTGTCGCCCGCGGATGCCGGACGAGGCGGTCACGATCCCCAACCCGACACGTCGGCCACGGCCAGCTCCGTCACGGCCCGCACCGGCACGTAGACGACCGCGCGCGTGGCTGCTTCCACACGAAGGGTCAGGACGTCGGTGCCCACGGCGCGCAGCTCGCCCAGCAGCGGCTGACCGTGGCCGGCGGGCACGACGACGACCTGTGGGCGGTGTTCGGCCAGCAGGGCCAGGAGCTCGGCGAAGCGCAGGTCGCCGGGCGCGCGGCGGTCGCCGGCGGCGTCGGAATGGGCGACGCCGGGGTGGGGTCGCACGGCCGTGACGGCGTGGAGGGGAAGGTAGATGTCGGTGC
This window of the Egibacteraceae bacterium genome carries:
- a CDS encoding type II secretion system F family protein: MSWPMVVSGLLLWVGVTLLLSQLRWFSRRSLADRVALYAPGGMARRERSGLLSVESFNEVVGPLASAIGGRVSALFGVSEDLERRLERIHSPMGVTAFRVRQSAWALVAFGVAAAGAVALRPPLLVGLAMIAGLPLLAFLLLEQHVVAASERWKRRIFLELPVVSEQLAMLVSAGFSLSAALGRIAGRGHGAIQHDLARVNTRIRQGLSDVEALEEWAALADVPALTRLVPVLALNRQATDLGRLITEEARAIRRDVQRELIETVEQRAQKVWVPVTIATLIPGVIFLAVPFAVAMSRFAG
- a CDS encoding ATPase, T2SS/T4P/T4SS family, encoding MSAPLEVPVSPLLEIEHAVQARGKGQVFEGAEGDAKLRALITEEIARWSVEHKRGARPFDLADPRGVADRAYRNLAGYGPLEPLLRDDDVWEIMINAPDAIFVKRHQGPSGYHDEVFHDDEHVLRTLTRILDDAAASHRKLDPAEGLQDAQLETGARLHIVHGDIGQDGHTLVNIRKFTGVAFRSLDELVDRGMLEREVADFLRACVQARQSIVFAGPPGSGKTTMMSCCAAELDPSLRVVVAEEVFEADVPLPNVASMQTRAARPDRAEIDLRRLVAGFLRMAPDIAIVGEVRDREALPLLLTLSSGVKGFTTIHAGSARQALTRLRFICQLSDTRSELPIAALNSLVTEAVDVVVHCARLRGRVQVTEVLAVEDQQGGADSTQFTTTSVFTREGWDAPLHWSGHVPVRVAEALADAGVDVRRLLGDRPTRTPAKTTAAKRRVSQK
- a CDS encoding SAF domain-containing protein, translating into MTELDTAPRRESAAGTSKAPTSARSLRRRGGLPSGRAVVGGFLIAVAAVGTFGAYTQATAPPRTAYLVATADVQQGSTVQERHLGRIAVHLPEPLASTTYRRPDDVVGTVALAPIRAGQLIQQGMLAERVTDGLQEVSLSLPADRVFADGNPLRVGERIDLLATYTDGPEAFTTEIVRGALVLTVGGSGGDGLAERGRRSITVGLADETQVMALTHALAVAEVAVARVTGQASDADPPRTFRPLTPDRP